In the genome of Enterococcus hirae ATCC 9790, one region contains:
- a CDS encoding YitT family protein, producing MISMKTVKEVVMIMVGTSIYAFGLVYLNIANHLAEGGVSGITLILRALFGIDPAYSTLLINIPLILIGGKILGKRSLAYTVLGTVSLSAFLWIWQRVPLQINLQHDLLIVSLLAGLIAGTGSGLVYRMGGTTGGSDIIARILEKNYGISMGRSLLVLDVIVLLASLTYIDLKRMMYTLIVSYVFSRVIDSILDGGYSAKGILVVSNKNEEIAPLLMTGLERGVTFLSGEGGFSGHSKKIIYMVVSSSELNEVKRIVHEIDEKAFLSIINVHEVEGEGFTYLKPQSKLFKRI from the coding sequence ATGATCTCAATGAAAACAGTTAAAGAAGTCGTAATGATTATGGTTGGTACAAGTATTTATGCGTTTGGACTCGTTTATTTAAATATTGCGAATCATTTAGCAGAAGGTGGCGTTTCAGGGATCACTTTGATCTTACGCGCACTTTTTGGGATTGATCCTGCCTACTCTACACTTTTGATCAATATACCTTTGATTTTGATTGGGGGAAAAATTTTAGGAAAACGTTCACTCGCTTATACCGTCTTAGGAACAGTTTCGTTGTCTGCATTTTTATGGATTTGGCAACGTGTTCCTTTACAAATCAATCTTCAACATGACTTACTGATCGTTTCATTATTGGCTGGCTTAATTGCCGGAACTGGAAGTGGTCTGGTCTATCGGATGGGTGGAACTACCGGTGGAAGTGATATCATTGCTCGTATATTAGAAAAGAATTATGGGATCTCAATGGGTCGATCTTTACTGGTATTAGATGTTATCGTTTTGTTGGCTTCATTGACTTACATTGACTTGAAACGCATGATGTATACGTTAATTGTTTCTTATGTTTTCAGCCGTGTCATTGATTCAATCTTAGATGGCGGTTACTCAGCTAAAGGGATTTTAGTCGTCTCAAACAAAAATGAAGAAATTGCCCCACTATTGATGACTGGATTAGAACGCGGCGTCACTTTTTTAAGTGGTGAAGGTGGATTTTCTGGTCATTCTAAAAAAATTATCTATATGGTGGTTAGTTCGAGTGAATTGAATGAAGTGAAACGAATCGTCCATGAAATCGATGAAAAAGCCTTTCTATCGATCATCAATGTCCATGAGGTCGAAGGAGAAGGATTCACTTATCTTAAACCACAGTCTAAGTTATTTAAGCGAATATAG
- a CDS encoding CCA tRNA nucleotidyltransferase: MKLKQLPREYQKAIPVLNKLEQAGFEAYFVGGSVRDILLDQPIHDVDIATSAFPEEIKQLFPKTIDIGIEHGTVLVLAEEEQYEITTFRTESTYQDYRRPDHVEFVRSLEEDLKRRDFTINAFALKEDGQIIDLFDGLADLENQILRAVGDPQERFHEDALRMMRGIRFVSQIGFTLEQETAAAIQANHSLLGKISVERINVEFIKMLLGKERSTGLRTFVETQCYIYCPGLRDYGEALLRFADLPDEPLQTESQAWALLIDQLGLQESEIRPFLKEWKCSNQMIREVQMIVHGLIQRKRQMLEPMVLYCLGKENALKTEELMIYFGETPQLEQVAKCYDQLPITSMRELAIDGKKLLSVSDKKPGKWVSDALQAAERAVVEGNLANEASALVDYLQQNNHL, translated from the coding sequence ATGAAACTAAAACAATTACCAAGAGAATACCAAAAAGCGATTCCTGTCTTGAATAAATTGGAGCAAGCGGGTTTTGAAGCTTATTTTGTCGGAGGAAGCGTTAGAGATATCTTGTTGGATCAACCCATCCATGATGTAGATATCGCAACAAGTGCATTCCCAGAAGAAATCAAACAACTTTTTCCGAAAACCATTGATATCGGCATTGAACATGGCACCGTTTTGGTCTTGGCTGAAGAGGAACAATATGAAATCACGACCTTTCGGACAGAATCGACCTATCAAGATTATCGTCGTCCAGATCATGTCGAATTTGTCCGTTCACTTGAAGAGGATCTAAAAAGACGTGATTTTACGATCAATGCATTTGCATTAAAAGAAGATGGTCAAATCATTGATTTATTTGACGGGTTAGCTGATTTAGAAAACCAGATCCTTCGAGCAGTAGGCGATCCACAGGAACGGTTTCATGAAGATGCTTTGCGTATGATGCGTGGGATTCGATTTGTTAGTCAAATTGGGTTTACGCTCGAGCAAGAAACGGCTGCGGCCATTCAGGCCAACCATTCATTATTAGGAAAAATTTCTGTCGAACGGATTAATGTGGAATTCATCAAAATGTTATTAGGGAAAGAGCGTTCTACAGGATTGAGAACATTCGTTGAGACGCAATGTTATATTTATTGTCCAGGTTTAAGAGACTATGGTGAAGCCCTGTTACGTTTTGCCGATTTACCAGATGAACCATTGCAAACTGAAAGTCAGGCGTGGGCATTGTTGATCGATCAGTTAGGACTTCAAGAAAGTGAGATCCGTCCTTTCTTAAAGGAATGGAAATGTTCCAACCAAATGATTCGAGAAGTTCAAATGATCGTTCATGGATTGATTCAACGTAAAAGACAGATGTTGGAACCAATGGTACTCTATTGTTTGGGAAAAGAGAACGCTTTGAAGACAGAAGAACTCATGATTTATTTTGGTGAAACACCTCAACTAGAACAAGTAGCAAAGTGCTATGATCAATTACCGATTACATCCATGCGAGAGTTAGCAATTGATGGGAAGAAACTTCTTAGTGTGAGTGACAAGAAACCAGGGAAATGGGTCAGTGATGCACTTCAAGCTGCAGAAAGAGCAGTGGTAGAGGGAAATTTAGCAAATGAAGCAAGTGCCCTTGTTGATTATCTCCAGCAAAATAACCATTTATAG
- a CDS encoding ABC-F family ATP-binding cassette domain-containing protein — MKELKVTDLNKTYGEKELFNQISFLIHEKDRIGLIGTNGTGKTSLLNILAGIDSGDGDRPTVFYPNDYRIGYLSQTTEFSDELTVLQAVFQGNSPLIRTVREYEEALLVLAENGEDESVQRRYAKAEEQMNKEDAWTTDTNAKIILQKLGISELDKKIGALSGGQKKRVSLAQVLIDEPDLLLLDEPTNHLDYEAIEWLENYLKQYRGSLLMVTHDRYFLDRVTNRIFELSFGQLHEYRGNYEAYILEKAERDRVEVEQEEKRKRLYKQELAWMRAGVQARGTKQQARINRFEDLKENLYQVNHEADLELNIATKRLGKKVLEIKDGTYAIEGKLLINHLDLLIQSRERLGITGKNGAGKSTLLNILAGRIPLDNGTFTVGETVRIAYYTQENEEMNPEKRMIAYLQEAAEEAQTAEGMQIGVAELLERFLFPRFMHGTLIKKLSGGEKRRLYLLKLLIQQPNVLLLDEPTNDLDIATLTILEDYFKSFPGAVITVSHDRYFLDKVAEKLLVFQGNAKQKLYYGDMSSYLLTQKDVAPLGKEKMNEPTKPAADGKKETKKKLSYLEQKEWETIEDEIAELEEQISELQEEMNHQGDNFTRLQELQANVSQAESKLDEKMARWEYLSEWVED; from the coding sequence TTGAAAGAATTAAAAGTAACTGACCTCAATAAAACGTATGGTGAAAAAGAACTATTTAACCAGATTTCTTTTTTGATCCACGAAAAAGACCGAATCGGTTTGATTGGAACTAATGGAACTGGAAAAACAAGTTTATTAAATATTTTAGCAGGTATCGACAGTGGGGATGGAGATCGACCAACAGTTTTTTATCCGAATGATTATCGAATTGGATATTTGTCACAGACAACCGAATTTTCTGATGAATTGACTGTACTTCAAGCGGTTTTTCAAGGAAATAGTCCATTAATCCGTACCGTGAGAGAATATGAGGAAGCTTTGCTTGTATTAGCTGAGAATGGCGAGGACGAGAGCGTTCAGAGACGTTATGCCAAGGCAGAAGAACAAATGAACAAAGAAGATGCTTGGACCACAGATACAAATGCTAAGATTATCTTACAAAAATTAGGCATCAGTGAATTAGATAAAAAGATTGGCGCACTATCAGGTGGACAAAAAAAACGTGTAAGTTTAGCACAAGTCCTAATCGATGAGCCTGATTTATTATTATTAGATGAACCCACGAACCACTTGGATTATGAAGCGATTGAATGGTTAGAAAATTACTTAAAACAGTATCGTGGATCGTTATTAATGGTCACCCATGATCGTTATTTCTTGGATCGAGTGACGAATCGCATTTTTGAACTATCATTTGGACAACTACACGAGTATCGAGGGAATTATGAAGCTTATATTTTAGAAAAAGCTGAAAGAGATCGTGTGGAAGTGGAACAAGAAGAAAAACGAAAGCGCCTGTACAAACAAGAATTAGCCTGGATGAGAGCTGGAGTTCAAGCACGCGGAACGAAGCAACAAGCACGCATCAATCGTTTTGAGGATCTTAAAGAAAACTTGTATCAAGTCAATCATGAAGCAGACCTCGAATTGAATATCGCAACGAAACGTTTAGGAAAAAAAGTATTAGAGATCAAAGATGGAACATATGCTATTGAAGGGAAATTGCTGATCAACCATTTAGATTTGTTGATTCAATCACGAGAACGTTTAGGGATCACTGGGAAAAATGGTGCCGGTAAATCAACCTTACTGAATATTTTAGCGGGACGTATTCCTTTAGATAATGGTACGTTTACGGTTGGTGAGACTGTTCGTATCGCCTACTATACACAAGAAAATGAAGAGATGAATCCCGAAAAACGCATGATTGCTTATTTGCAAGAAGCAGCTGAAGAAGCTCAAACGGCAGAAGGTATGCAAATTGGTGTGGCTGAATTATTGGAAAGATTTTTATTTCCTCGATTTATGCATGGTACATTGATCAAAAAATTATCTGGTGGCGAAAAACGTCGACTATATCTATTGAAATTGCTGATCCAACAACCTAATGTTTTACTCTTGGATGAACCAACGAATGATTTAGATATCGCCACACTGACCATTTTAGAAGATTATTTCAAGAGTTTCCCAGGTGCCGTGATTACTGTATCACATGACCGTTATTTCTTAGACAAAGTAGCAGAAAAATTATTAGTTTTTCAAGGAAATGCTAAGCAAAAATTATATTATGGGGATATGTCGAGTTATTTATTGACACAAAAAGATGTAGCGCCTTTAGGTAAAGAAAAAATGAATGAACCAACGAAGCCGGCTGCTGACGGTAAAAAGGAAACAAAAAAGAAACTTTCTTATTTAGAGCAAAAAGAATGGGAAACGATCGAAGATGAAATTGCTGAATTAGAAGAACAGATTTCAGAGCTACAAGAAGAAATGAATCATCAAGGAGATAACTTTACTCGTTTACAAGAATTACAAGCAAACGTTTCACAAGCAGAAAGCAAATTAGATGAGAAAATGGCTCGTTGGGAATACTTAAGCGAATGGGTAGAAGACTAG
- a CDS encoding DMT family transporter, with product MEKNWFYVIFGGFLEIFWVLCLKKSENFHHFFYSILTILLVVISFYLFAKGMESLPTGAAYTVFTGIGAVGTIIFGILFLNESVSVQKILFSALLVIGILGLKITTKEE from the coding sequence ATGGAGAAGAACTGGTTTTACGTTATCTTCGGAGGTTTTTTAGAAATTTTTTGGGTACTTTGTTTAAAAAAATCAGAGAATTTCCATCATTTTTTCTATTCCATTTTGACGATTTTGCTCGTTGTTATTAGCTTTTATTTATTTGCTAAAGGTATGGAAAGCTTACCTACTGGAGCAGCATATACAGTGTTTACTGGAATAGGTGCAGTTGGAACAATCATTTTTGGTATTTTATTTCTAAATGAAAGTGTATCTGTGCAAAAAATATTGTTTTCTGCATTATTAGTTATAGGAATTTTGGGTCTAAAAATCACAACAAAGGAGGAATAA
- a CDS encoding DegV family protein produces MTNVKIVTDSSCTMEKSVRDNLNIQVMPLAIMIDGVVYPDDDQLGGEKFMDMMAQAKSLPKTSQPPIGEFISTYDQLGEDGSEVISIHMTKGLSGTVEAARQASNLTKTKVTVIDSDTTDQGLSFQVIRAAELAQAGKSADEILEEIKKVQENTKLYIGISTLDNLVKGGRISRATGLLSSVLNIRAVMNFTHGELIPVAKGRGKKTFDKWFNNLKKELKELPNVRQIGISHADAQELAQEFKEGLQELFPDMTIPVLHTNPVIATHTGKNAFAIMYYVD; encoded by the coding sequence ATGACAAATGTAAAAATCGTAACAGATTCTTCTTGTACAATGGAAAAAAGTGTGCGAGATAACTTAAATATCCAGGTGATGCCACTAGCTATCATGATCGATGGCGTGGTCTATCCTGATGACGATCAATTAGGTGGAGAAAAATTCATGGATATGATGGCTCAAGCTAAATCATTACCAAAAACGAGTCAACCGCCAATCGGTGAATTTATTTCAACCTATGATCAACTTGGCGAAGATGGCAGTGAAGTTATCTCGATCCATATGACTAAAGGATTGAGTGGAACGGTTGAAGCGGCCCGTCAGGCAAGCAATCTGACTAAAACGAAAGTGACTGTCATCGATAGTGATACAACCGATCAGGGGCTGTCCTTCCAAGTAATCCGCGCTGCTGAACTTGCACAAGCAGGAAAAAGTGCTGATGAGATTCTTGAAGAAATCAAAAAAGTACAAGAAAATACAAAATTATATATTGGGATCTCTACATTAGATAACTTAGTCAAAGGTGGGCGCATTAGCCGAGCAACTGGTTTATTGTCAAGTGTATTGAACATACGTGCTGTGATGAATTTCACTCATGGAGAGTTGATCCCAGTTGCTAAGGGTCGAGGAAAGAAAACCTTTGACAAATGGTTCAATAATTTGAAGAAAGAATTAAAAGAGCTACCAAATGTTCGTCAAATTGGGATCTCTCATGCAGATGCTCAAGAGCTTGCTCAAGAATTTAAAGAAGGACTACAAGAATTATTTCCTGATATGACGATTCCTGTTCTACACACGAATCCAGTTATTGCAACACATACGGGGAAAAACGCCTTTGCAATCATGTATTACGTTGACTAA
- a CDS encoding cyclase family protein encodes MKLVDLSITIENDLPSDPEEMIPKISYIDHEQSVNDMLRFFGTAKKEHLPAGLAWAIEKIHLTTHSGTHLDAPYHYHPTMDKGKPAWTIEQIPLDWCYGNGVVFDFSNKPDGYRLEIEDFKEALDAMDYRLKEKDIVLIRTGADQYWGTSNYLISGCGVGREATLWLLEQGIKVVGTDAWSWDRPLPFIAKEFDKTGDPSLIWEGHFAGIEKSYCQLEKLTSLDQLPSTGFKISCYPIKIKNASAGWVRAVAIIE; translated from the coding sequence TTGAAATTAGTTGACTTAAGTATCACTATAGAAAATGATTTGCCCAGTGATCCAGAGGAAATGATACCTAAAATTTCATATATTGATCATGAACAAAGCGTCAACGATATGCTTCGTTTCTTTGGAACAGCAAAAAAAGAACACTTGCCTGCTGGTTTAGCATGGGCGATCGAAAAAATTCACTTGACTACGCATTCAGGTACTCATTTAGATGCTCCTTATCACTACCATCCAACAATGGATAAAGGTAAGCCAGCTTGGACAATTGAGCAAATTCCTCTTGATTGGTGTTACGGTAATGGTGTTGTATTTGATTTTTCAAACAAACCAGACGGATATCGATTAGAAATCGAGGATTTTAAAGAAGCTTTAGATGCGATGGACTATCGATTAAAAGAAAAGGACATTGTTTTAATTCGGACTGGAGCGGATCAATATTGGGGAACATCAAATTACTTAATCAGTGGGTGCGGTGTAGGAAGAGAAGCAACTTTATGGCTACTCGAACAAGGAATAAAAGTGGTAGGTACCGATGCTTGGTCATGGGACAGACCTTTACCATTCATTGCAAAAGAATTTGATAAGACCGGAGACCCTTCACTTATTTGGGAAGGGCATTTTGCAGGAATCGAGAAATCTTATTGTCAGCTTGAAAAATTAACCAGTCTTGATCAATTACCTTCCACGGGGTTTAAAATCAGTTGTTATCCGATAAAAATTAAAAATGCTAGTGCTGGTTGGGTTAGAGCAGTAGCTATAATCGAATAA
- a CDS encoding nucleotide pyrophosphohydrolase, translating into MTKERSLRSMQQEVDDYIQQFKIGYFSPLAQMARLTEEVGELAREVNHTYGEKAKKETEPNNSVAEELGDVLFVTMIMANSLEIDLTDVFEKNMEKFNRRDHNRFERKEANKDDKKA; encoded by the coding sequence ATGACAAAAGAACGTTCTTTAAGAAGTATGCAACAGGAAGTAGATGACTATATCCAACAGTTTAAAATAGGCTATTTTTCTCCATTAGCTCAAATGGCACGCTTAACAGAAGAAGTCGGGGAGCTGGCTCGAGAAGTCAATCATACATACGGTGAAAAAGCGAAGAAAGAAACGGAGCCCAACAATTCTGTAGCAGAAGAATTAGGTGATGTTTTATTTGTCACTATGATCATGGCAAATTCCCTGGAAATCGATTTAACGGATGTATTTGAAAAAAATATGGAAAAATTTAATCGCAGAGATCACAATCGCTTTGAAAGAAAAGAAGCAAATAAGGATGATAAAAAAGCGTAA
- a CDS encoding DMT family transporter → MDILYLILAGIAEIIMVFSLKNSHGFKKINWSIITIISAASSLLLLSHSMNTLEAGVSYSIWVAFGSIGSMILGVFLFKEKMNWLQFASMIIILFSVIGLKLVS, encoded by the coding sequence GTGGATATACTTTATCTTATACTAGCAGGAATAGCAGAGATCATAATGGTCTTTTCTCTTAAAAATTCACACGGATTTAAAAAAATAAATTGGAGTATTATAACTATTATTTCTGCAGCCTCTAGTTTACTCCTTTTATCGCATTCAATGAATACATTAGAAGCTGGGGTTAGCTATAGTATTTGGGTAGCTTTTGGTTCCATTGGTTCAATGATCCTTGGAGTATTTTTATTTAAAGAAAAAATGAACTGGCTGCAATTTGCTTCCATGATTATTATTTTATTTTCTGTGATTGGGCTAAAACTAGTTAGCTAA
- a CDS encoding SGNH/GDSL hydrolase family protein, whose amino-acid sequence MKLTKRQLLLVLFPLLIAIFVYLGLSLSIPKAKPLLKPAATVSQKTDQKEKIHYVAIGDSLTEGIGDQTKQGGFVPLVANDLKDRYDLTAVEIENYGVNGERSDQILKRLKKNSEIQTNIKSADFITLTVGGNDLMKVIQNDLFGISIQSFKRPLQKYQKNVEQLIEEIRKLNGHAPVYILGIYNPFYLNFPEIKDMQTIVNNWNAGTESVVKNADNCYFIPINDLLYQGLNQKVGVTEEGTNQSSTSESTSNSKNNVLYEEDHFHPNNLGYQLMANAVRDELIETQDQWLPREDQK is encoded by the coding sequence ATGAAATTAACAAAACGACAACTATTGCTCGTTTTGTTCCCATTACTTATCGCTATATTTGTATATTTAGGACTATCTTTATCGATTCCAAAAGCTAAACCGCTATTAAAACCAGCAGCGACAGTTAGTCAAAAGACGGATCAAAAAGAAAAAATCCATTATGTAGCTATCGGCGATTCGTTAACTGAAGGAATAGGAGATCAAACGAAACAAGGTGGTTTTGTTCCATTAGTAGCCAACGATTTAAAAGATCGCTATGATCTGACTGCTGTTGAAATTGAAAACTATGGGGTAAACGGTGAACGGAGCGATCAAATTTTAAAACGGCTCAAGAAAAATTCAGAGATTCAAACAAACATTAAATCAGCTGACTTTATCACTTTGACAGTGGGCGGAAATGACTTAATGAAAGTGATTCAAAACGATCTATTTGGGATCAGTATCCAATCATTTAAGCGACCATTACAAAAGTATCAGAAAAATGTTGAACAACTGATAGAAGAAATTAGGAAGTTAAATGGTCACGCACCGGTTTACATCTTAGGTATTTATAATCCATTCTATTTGAATTTCCCTGAGATTAAAGACATGCAGACGATTGTGAACAACTGGAATGCTGGGACTGAGTCTGTTGTCAAAAATGCGGACAACTGCTATTTTATCCCAATCAATGATTTGCTATATCAAGGGTTAAACCAAAAAGTTGGCGTAACTGAAGAAGGAACGAATCAGTCAAGTACTAGCGAAAGTACGTCAAATAGCAAAAATAATGTATTGTATGAAGAAGATCATTTTCATCCTAATAACTTAGGCTATCAATTGATGGCAAATGCTGTACGAGATGAATTAATTGAAACGCAAGACCAATGGTTGCCAAGGGAGGATCAGAAATAA
- a CDS encoding cation:proton antiporter, producing MEFAELVIVFAVTITLSNIASRILPMIPAPLIQIFLGIILGLTEWGQSINFEPELFLVMIIAPLLFREGEKADVSSILKNFDTILFLAFGGVILTLVGVGFTLSFLLPSVPLAACFAFGAALGPTDAVAVSSLSGRVNIPNKAMHILEGEGLLNDASGVTAFQFALAALITGSFSAVNAGFTLVFSSIGGAVVGFLLVWVKRKVINLIEKASARDVTGYLLIELLLPFLAYVLAEVFDVSGIIAAVVAGVLQASGFRKISVFDAELSSLSDSTWTTITFTLNALVFIFLGIELTQVFSPVWGDGLYSNWLLLITILLISMILFMIRFVSISLFYLFKYKGKEFKEQLNEILILTFGGVKGTVSLATIFILPFTINQMIFYQRSLLLFLTAGVILVTLIVGIVVLPLLTETEEVVKTDLNALMILEEVIEVLKSEIKTLDKDSKEYLATEAVIENYQERIRDLYLKDLSDDEKQEVQEIQALILSIERDGLDKSYRSDKLSSNGYRFYSRFLANFEHSITSQVLSFVGFWFIFVRRLIRIILHPKMFWQRQKSDRKTLISEKDIQEIRETYQKNTQLIIESLENLTDVYDETMVNFFIQQRKMEGIKMASGNLISFWMIQQDSLYSKKMLRGYYLERKIVDEYEEAEKITTFSANSYRKNINLLESYTMNKPVDDFSFKFALRARKRSLPAKKVE from the coding sequence ATGGAATTTGCTGAGTTAGTGATCGTATTTGCTGTAACGATCACCTTATCTAATATAGCTAGCCGCATTTTACCTATGATCCCAGCTCCACTGATCCAAATATTTCTTGGTATCATCTTAGGCTTAACAGAATGGGGCCAATCGATCAACTTTGAACCAGAACTCTTTCTAGTGATGATCATTGCGCCGTTGCTTTTTCGTGAAGGAGAAAAAGCCGATGTATCCTCGATCCTGAAAAACTTTGATACGATTTTATTTCTGGCTTTTGGAGGGGTAATCCTGACATTAGTCGGGGTTGGTTTCACGCTGTCGTTTTTATTACCCAGCGTGCCATTAGCTGCTTGTTTTGCTTTTGGAGCGGCTCTTGGACCAACCGATGCTGTCGCTGTCAGCTCGCTCTCTGGACGGGTGAATATCCCAAATAAAGCGATGCATATTTTAGAAGGCGAAGGATTATTGAATGATGCTTCAGGTGTTACCGCCTTTCAATTTGCATTAGCTGCATTGATCACGGGCTCTTTTTCTGCAGTCAACGCAGGATTTACACTTGTGTTTTCTAGTATAGGAGGAGCCGTCGTTGGCTTTTTACTTGTCTGGGTCAAACGAAAAGTAATTAATCTGATTGAGAAGGCTTCTGCCAGAGATGTGACAGGTTACTTGTTAATTGAATTGCTATTACCGTTTTTAGCGTATGTTTTAGCAGAAGTATTTGATGTTTCAGGGATTATTGCCGCAGTAGTAGCTGGGGTATTGCAAGCTTCGGGATTTAGAAAAATCTCGGTGTTTGATGCGGAGTTATCAAGTTTGTCCGATAGTACATGGACAACAATCACATTTACGCTGAATGCGTTAGTTTTTATCTTTTTAGGAATCGAATTAACCCAAGTATTTTCTCCAGTTTGGGGAGATGGGCTTTATTCAAATTGGTTGCTGTTAATCACGATTTTGTTGATCTCAATGATCTTATTTATGATTCGCTTTGTTTCGATCAGTCTTTTTTATTTATTTAAATATAAAGGAAAAGAATTCAAGGAACAATTGAATGAGATTTTGATTTTAACTTTTGGTGGTGTGAAAGGAACGGTTAGTTTAGCAACGATTTTCATCTTACCTTTTACGATTAACCAAATGATTTTTTATCAGCGCTCTTTATTATTATTTTTGACGGCAGGAGTTATTTTGGTAACGCTGATCGTAGGCATCGTGGTTTTACCCCTGTTGACAGAAACGGAAGAGGTAGTGAAAACAGATTTGAATGCTTTAATGATCCTAGAAGAAGTCATTGAAGTATTGAAATCTGAAATCAAAACGTTAGATAAAGATTCAAAAGAATATTTAGCAACTGAAGCAGTGATCGAAAACTATCAAGAGCGTATCCGTGATCTTTATTTAAAAGATCTTTCTGATGATGAAAAGCAAGAAGTACAAGAAATTCAAGCATTGATTTTATCCATCGAACGTGATGGGTTAGATAAAAGTTATCGTTCTGATAAGCTTTCCTCAAATGGCTATCGTTTTTATTCACGATTTCTTGCTAATTTTGAACACTCTATTACTAGTCAGGTACTGTCGTTTGTCGGCTTCTGGTTTATTTTTGTTCGACGGTTGATTCGGATCATCTTACATCCCAAAATGTTCTGGCAACGACAAAAATCAGATCGAAAGACACTGATTTCTGAAAAAGATATTCAAGAAATTCGGGAAACCTATCAAAAAAACACACAATTGATCATTGAGAGTTTAGAAAACCTAACCGATGTTTATGATGAAACAATGGTCAACTTTTTCATCCAACAACGAAAAATGGAAGGCATCAAAATGGCTTCAGGAAATTTGATCTCCTTTTGGATGATCCAACAAGACAGTCTTTATTCTAAAAAAATGTTACGTGGCTATTACTTAGAGCGCAAAATCGTTGATGAGTATGAAGAAGCTGAGAAAATCACAACTTTTTCTGCTAATAGTTATCGGAAAAATATTAATTTACTGGAATCTTATACTATGAATAAGCCAGTTGATGATTTTTCATTTAAATTCGCATTGCGGGCAAGAAAACGTTCGCTTCCGGCTAAAAAAGTTGAGTAA
- a CDS encoding dihydrofolate reductase: MISRLKAMNLIQQSKRQSQYEHRKDDEMLAAIWAQDENGLIGKEDQLPWRLPNDLKFFKQMTEANTLVMGRKTFEGMGSRPLPNRQTIVMTRDRDYQADNVMVMHEIEEVLDYAKENDGILFVAGGSAIYKEFLPFCSVLYRTVIHHSFIGDTYFPEVDWDQWSLINISQGEMDEKNPYAHQFETYQRKRK; the protein is encoded by the coding sequence ATGATATCAAGGTTGAAGGCTATGAACCTCATCCAGCAATCAAAGCGCCAATCGCAGTATGAACACAGAAAGGATGATGAAATGTTAGCTGCTATCTGGGCACAAGATGAAAATGGGTTGATCGGTAAAGAAGACCAACTGCCTTGGCGATTACCCAATGATCTGAAGTTTTTTAAACAAATGACTGAAGCAAACACTTTAGTTATGGGAAGAAAAACATTTGAAGGTATGGGAAGTCGTCCGTTGCCTAACCGTCAAACAATCGTGATGACAAGAGATCGTGATTACCAAGCTGACAATGTCATGGTTATGCACGAGATTGAAGAAGTATTGGACTATGCAAAGGAAAACGATGGCATTTTGTTCGTTGCGGGAGGATCAGCTATTTATAAAGAATTTCTTCCTTTTTGTTCGGTGCTGTATCGTACAGTCATCCATCATTCTTTTATAGGGGATACTTATTTTCCAGAAGTTGATTGGGATCAATGGTCATTAATCAATATCAGCCAAGGGGAGATGGACGAAAAAAATCCTTATGCCCATCAATTTGAAACATATCAACGAAAAAGAAAATAA